A stretch of Campylobacter gracilis DNA encodes these proteins:
- a CDS encoding lactate racemase domain-containing protein, translated as MQIPIAYGKDDHLNLEINEKNLLGVFDPNPVAKFDETALIAKALANPINQKSFDEFIAGEQKIVIIVNDGTRPTPTAKILKQIYPKIREKNKIFIIATGCHRQCSLDEYEMIFGKEIYAEIRAKNEVHDHDSKHDEMVFLGESKNGTQMYLNKIVAEAKKVIVIGSVEPHYFAGYTGGRKAFLPGTASYESITQNHKLALSSDAQALRLEGNPVHEDMIDAMKVLAHIDVFSIQTVLDSEHGVYYASAGDLNDSFYDCVKKADEVFCVNIPRKADIVISVAPYPMDVDLYQAQKALDNGKLALAQDGILIMVAKCRTGIGPKPFFDLMASADTPKKVLEKISAGFKLGYHKAAKMAEISLWAQTWAVSDLSDDEMRAVHLKPYHDIQKAVDDALAQKGADAKIIILPFGSMTVPKA; from the coding sequence ATGCAAATCCCTATCGCATACGGCAAAGATGATCATCTAAATCTAGAGATAAACGAGAAAAATTTGCTCGGCGTTTTCGATCCAAACCCCGTGGCTAAATTTGACGAAACGGCGCTCATCGCAAAGGCTCTGGCAAATCCGATAAATCAAAAAAGCTTTGACGAGTTTATCGCGGGCGAGCAAAAGATCGTTATCATCGTAAACGACGGCACGAGACCTACGCCGACGGCAAAAATTTTAAAGCAAATTTACCCAAAAATCCGCGAGAAAAATAAAATTTTCATCATCGCCACCGGCTGCCACAGGCAGTGCTCGCTCGATGAGTACGAGATGATCTTCGGCAAAGAAATTTACGCGGAGATCAGAGCCAAAAACGAAGTTCACGATCACGACTCCAAGCACGACGAGATGGTGTTTTTAGGCGAGTCAAAAAACGGCACGCAGATGTATCTAAACAAAATCGTAGCAGAAGCCAAAAAGGTAATCGTCATAGGCTCGGTCGAGCCGCACTATTTCGCGGGCTACACGGGCGGTAGAAAGGCCTTTTTGCCGGGCACCGCATCGTACGAGAGCATCACGCAAAACCACAAACTAGCCCTTAGCTCCGACGCACAAGCTCTGCGACTAGAGGGCAACCCCGTGCACGAGGATATGATCGATGCGATGAAAGTTCTTGCGCATATCGATGTTTTTTCGATTCAGACGGTGCTTGACAGCGAGCACGGCGTGTATTACGCAAGCGCGGGCGATTTGAACGACAGCTTTTACGACTGCGTGAAAAAGGCAGACGAGGTCTTTTGCGTAAATATCCCGCGCAAGGCAGATATCGTGATCTCGGTCGCGCCCTATCCGATGGACGTCGATCTCTATCAGGCGCAAAAAGCCCTAGATAACGGCAAACTAGCACTCGCGCAGGATGGAATTTTAATAATGGTCGCAAAGTGCCGCACCGGCATCGGACCAAAGCCGTTTTTTGATCTGATGGCTTCCGCCGATACGCCTAAAAAGGTACTAGAAAAGATCAGCGCGGGCTTTAAGCTCGGCTATCACAAAGCCGCTAAAATGGCCGAAATCTCGCTCTGGGCGCAGACCTGGGCGGTGAGCGACCTAAGCGATGATGAGATGCGAGCCGTACACCTAAAGCCGTATCATGACATCCAAAAGGCGGTGGACGACGCGCTCGCGCAAAAGGGCGCAGACGCGAAGATCATCATCCTGCCGTTTGGCTCGATGACGGTGCCTAAGGCCTAG
- a CDS encoding anaerobic C4-dicarboxylate transporter, whose product MEFLTSLSESTQFFLQLIIVLGCLFYGAKKGGMALGILGGIGLVILVFGFRLEPGKPAVDVILTILAVVVASATLQATGGLDVMLQIAEKLLRKHPKMVCIIAPTVAWTLTILCGTGHTVYTLLPIIYDVAIKNGIRPERPMAASTISSQLAIIASPVSVAGVSMVAILLGQGVHIEGFSTYLDLLKLTIPSTFIGMLAIGTWSIFRGKDLDKDPEFQEKIKDPEQKKYIYGESTTLLGQKLPRIKWICMWIFLATIALVAVLGYEKSLRPAWTKNVPGKSVEIIVDKKMVKNITIKDGQVISMVDGGKVVSNVKESKAKDATKFNSVEIYDKDKKLTQSIVSQDGNVVITTGDKSESIANASIVVKDTMKKTTNLNMVLTIQIFMLLAASIMMIASGIKAGNIAKNEIFHSGMIALVAIYGISWMAETMFTAHIEMLKASLGEVVKAYPWTYIIVSLLISKFLNSQAAAIATFVPLAVTIGIDPGLIIAFAPACYGYYILPTYPSDLAAIQFDRSGTTHIGRFVINHSFIFPGLIGVLTACGVGFVLAHLYGYL is encoded by the coding sequence ATGGAGTTTCTGACAAGTTTGTCTGAAAGCACTCAATTCTTTTTGCAGCTCATTATAGTCTTGGGCTGTTTGTTTTATGGTGCTAAAAAAGGCGGTATGGCGCTGGGAATTCTAGGCGGTATAGGCTTAGTGATCTTAGTGTTTGGATTTAGATTAGAGCCGGGTAAGCCGGCAGTGGACGTTATTTTAACTATCCTCGCAGTTGTCGTAGCAAGTGCAACGCTACAGGCTACGGGAGGGCTTGATGTAATGCTTCAAATAGCGGAGAAATTGCTTCGTAAGCATCCAAAGATGGTTTGTATCATCGCTCCAACTGTTGCGTGGACGCTTACAATCTTATGTGGAACGGGACATACCGTCTATACGCTGCTTCCGATCATCTATGACGTAGCTATTAAAAACGGGATTCGCCCTGAGCGCCCGATGGCTGCTTCTACGATCTCCTCGCAGCTTGCTATCATCGCTAGCCCCGTTTCGGTTGCCGGCGTTTCGATGGTCGCGATCTTACTAGGTCAAGGCGTGCATATCGAGGGCTTTAGTACGTATTTGGATCTACTTAAATTAACAATCCCTTCTACTTTCATCGGTATGCTTGCGATCGGAACGTGGTCGATTTTTAGAGGTAAAGATCTAGATAAAGATCCGGAATTTCAAGAAAAGATCAAAGATCCAGAGCAGAAAAAATATATCTACGGCGAAAGCACGACCTTGTTAGGTCAAAAGCTTCCTAGGATTAAGTGGATCTGCATGTGGATATTCTTAGCCACTATTGCGCTAGTTGCGGTTTTAGGTTACGAAAAAAGCTTGCGTCCTGCGTGGACTAAAAATGTCCCGGGCAAATCCGTAGAGATCATCGTCGATAAAAAAATGGTCAAAAATATCACGATCAAAGATGGTCAGGTCATCTCCATGGTAGACGGCGGCAAGGTCGTCTCAAACGTCAAAGAGTCTAAAGCCAAAGATGCGACGAAATTTAATAGCGTCGAAATTTACGACAAAGATAAAAAGCTTACCCAAAGCATCGTCTCTCAAGACGGAAACGTCGTCATCACGACAGGCGATAAGAGCGAAAGCATCGCAAACGCAAGTATAGTCGTAAAAGATACTATGAAAAAGACCACAAATTTAAATATGGTCTTAACCATTCAAATTTTCATGCTCTTAGCGGCGTCCATCATGATGATTGCTTCGGGTATCAAAGCGGGCAATATCGCTAAAAACGAAATTTTTCATAGCGGTATGATCGCGCTCGTAGCCATTTATGGAATTTCATGGATGGCAGAGACTATGTTTACCGCCCATATCGAGATGCTTAAAGCGTCTCTCGGCGAGGTCGTTAAGGCCTATCCGTGGACCTACATCATCGTCTCTTTGCTCATCAGTAAATTTTTAAATTCCCAAGCCGCGGCTATCGCGACCTTCGTTCCGCTTGCTGTCACTATCGGCATCGATCCGGGTCTAATAATCGCGTTTGCACCGGCTTGCTACGGATACTATATCCTACCTACTTATCCAAGTGATCTTGCGGCGATCCAGTTCGACCGCTCGGGCACTACGCATATCGGTAGATTCGTCATCAACCATAGCTTCATTTTCCCTGGCTTGATCGGCGTTCTTACTGCTTGCGGTGTGGGTTTTGTGCTTGCACATCTTTACGGCTATTTATAA
- the nosZ gene encoding Sec-dependent nitrous-oxide reductase produces MLKSFKPVLLGSVLFAASALCAADSDLERVMKERNLSEKDVLAAAKTYQPTGRKDDYMVFSSGGQSGQVIVYGVPSMRIYKYIGVFTPEPWQGYGFDEESKAVLRSGSINGKEINWGDTHHPNFSEKNGEYVGDYLFINDKANPRIAVINLSDFETTQIVVNPVIKSDHGGSFVTPNTEYVIETSQYAAPFDNDWHPIEEYQAVYRGAVTLWKFDYDKGKIDVNKSFSLELPPYMQDLSDAGKGESFGWAFTNSFNSEMYTGGIEKGLPPMEAGMSRNDTDYLHVYNWQILEKLAQDSKNYKVVNGHRIVTIDAAVKAGALFLIPEAKSPHGVDVSPDGRYIIIGGKLDTHASVYDFKKIKELIDKKEYAGKDPYGIPILDMQKTLHGQAELGLGPLHNTFDSQDGVIYTSLYVDSQIVKWNYKTLKVLDRINVHYNIGHLDSMEGKSSKPVGKYVIALDKLSIDRFNPIGPLHPQNHQLIDITGPKMEMLYDLPIGLGEPHDVVSIAASKLHTKPTYTMGTNSRTGKQHPAMTLAGQERIERDGKNVKVYATAIRSHINPEHIEVNKDDNVTIYMTNLERAEDETHGFTVDDYDLHMSLEPGKTASVNFIADKEGVFPFYCTEFCSALHLEMFGYLYVKDPNKKYTSAKASMLKALSPEALKAEYDKVVATNKATDDVIQSVVKFLKEKNYEKYPKVKALVDDALDQYGKIPETKAKADAAVKAGDMNGAILWEGQVWQYLVKTADVGLRAKNNLIRELSTPMSEAASNGEKAYLRGGCNGCHVIGQVSSGPDLTGVLLRHENGEKWVADFIKDPAKFYEDDYVKAMINYFNLRMPNQHMKDEEIKDIIEYLKWVDENAGLN; encoded by the coding sequence ATGTTAAAAAGTTTCAAACCCGTGCTTTTGGGCTCGGTTTTGTTCGCCGCAAGCGCCCTGTGTGCCGCAGATAGCGACTTAGAGCGCGTGATGAAAGAACGAAATTTAAGCGAAAAAGACGTTTTGGCGGCGGCTAAGACCTATCAGCCGACCGGTCGGAAGGACGATTATATGGTCTTCTCTTCCGGCGGTCAAAGCGGACAGGTGATCGTTTACGGCGTGCCGTCGATGAGGATCTACAAATATATCGGCGTATTTACCCCGGAGCCTTGGCAGGGATACGGCTTTGACGAGGAGAGCAAGGCGGTCTTAAGATCGGGCTCTATTAACGGCAAAGAGATCAACTGGGGCGATACTCACCATCCAAATTTCAGCGAGAAAAACGGCGAGTATGTGGGCGATTATCTCTTTATCAACGATAAGGCGAACCCAAGAATCGCGGTTATAAATTTATCCGATTTCGAAACCACTCAAATAGTTGTAAATCCCGTAATCAAAAGCGATCACGGCGGCTCTTTCGTAACGCCTAATACCGAATACGTCATCGAAACCAGCCAATACGCAGCCCCTTTTGATAACGACTGGCACCCAATCGAGGAGTATCAGGCGGTTTATCGCGGTGCAGTAACGCTATGGAAATTTGACTACGATAAAGGTAAAATAGACGTAAATAAATCCTTCTCGCTAGAGCTTCCTCCGTATATGCAAGATCTAAGCGACGCAGGTAAGGGCGAGAGCTTCGGCTGGGCGTTTACCAACAGCTTCAACTCCGAAATGTACACAGGCGGCATCGAAAAGGGTCTGCCTCCTATGGAAGCTGGTATGAGTCGCAACGATACTGACTACCTGCACGTTTATAACTGGCAAATTTTAGAAAAGCTTGCTCAAGACAGCAAAAACTACAAGGTTGTAAACGGACACAGAATAGTTACGATAGACGCCGCTGTAAAAGCGGGAGCGCTATTTTTGATCCCTGAAGCTAAATCCCCTCACGGCGTTGACGTTAGCCCTGATGGCCGCTATATCATTATCGGCGGCAAGTTAGATACTCACGCTAGCGTTTATGATTTCAAAAAGATCAAAGAGCTAATTGATAAAAAAGAATACGCAGGCAAGGATCCATACGGAATTCCGATCTTAGATATGCAAAAGACGCTTCACGGACAAGCAGAGCTTGGTCTTGGACCTTTGCATAATACCTTCGATTCGCAAGATGGCGTAATCTATACATCGCTTTACGTTGATAGCCAGATCGTAAAATGGAACTACAAAACGCTAAAGGTTTTAGATAGGATTAACGTCCACTACAATATCGGTCACCTCGACTCCATGGAGGGCAAATCCTCAAAGCCTGTCGGCAAATACGTAATCGCACTGGATAAGCTTTCGATCGATAGATTTAATCCTATCGGACCGCTTCATCCGCAAAATCACCAGCTAATCGACATCACCGGGCCTAAAATGGAGATGCTTTATGATCTTCCTATCGGTCTTGGCGAGCCGCACGACGTAGTTTCTATCGCAGCTAGTAAACTTCATACGAAACCTACCTATACTATGGGAACAAACTCTCGCACCGGCAAACAACACCCTGCTATGACGCTAGCGGGTCAAGAACGCATCGAGCGCGACGGCAAAAACGTAAAAGTCTATGCTACGGCGATCCGCAGCCATATTAATCCTGAGCACATCGAGGTTAATAAGGACGATAACGTAACGATCTATATGACAAATTTAGAGCGTGCCGAGGACGAAACTCACGGCTTTACGGTTGATGATTACGATCTGCATATGTCGCTTGAGCCGGGTAAGACTGCGAGCGTAAATTTCATCGCAGATAAAGAGGGCGTATTTCCTTTCTACTGCACAGAATTCTGCTCTGCGTTGCACCTTGAGATGTTTGGATATCTATATGTAAAAGATCCGAATAAAAAATATACTTCAGCTAAAGCGTCTATGCTAAAAGCTCTTAGCCCAGAAGCTCTAAAAGCCGAATACGACAAGGTAGTAGCTACGAATAAAGCCACCGACGACGTTATTCAATCAGTCGTTAAATTCTTAAAAGAGAAAAACTACGAGAAATATCCTAAGGTCAAGGCTTTAGTCGATGACGCGCTGGATCAATACGGCAAAATTCCTGAAACCAAAGCCAAGGCAGATGCCGCGGTAAAAGCAGGCGATATGAACGGCGCGATACTTTGGGAAGGTCAAGTTTGGCAGTATCTAGTAAAAACCGCAGATGTCGGACTTCGCGCTAAAAACAATCTAATCCGCGAGCTCTCCACCCCTATGAGCGAGGCTGCATCTAACGGCGAGAAGGCTTACCTACGCGGAGGCTGCAATGGCTGCCACGTCATAGGTCAAGTAAGCTCGGGTCCTGATCTAACGGGCGTCCTACTTCGCCATGAAAACGGCGAGAAATGGGTAGCCGATTTTATCAAAGACCCTGCTAAATTCTACGAAGACGACTACGTTAAGGCAATGATAAATTACTTCAACCTTCGCATGCCAAATCAGCATATGAAAGACGAAGAGATCAAAGATATCATCGAATACCTAAAATGGGTCGATGAGAACGCGGGTCTTAACTAG